In the genome of Vicingus serpentipes, the window GCTTATACAGCATATAAAGACAATGGGAATATTTATAGTAAGTTAAATTCTCGTTATTTTGTTTCTGATAAATTATTTTTAAATCTATCATTAAAAACACATTACGCTGTAGCTGATTTTATTGAATATGGAATTGGATTTAAGTTAAAATAATGATCTACAAAAACAAAATAGTAAAATATTTAATAGCAATAATTTATATATGCTTGCTCAATAGTTGTGATAAAGATTCTGCATGTATAAAAGGAGCTGGAAATATTGTAACAGAAGATAGAACAACTTCAGAATATTTTGATAAGATTTTCCTTAATCATAATATAAACTTACAAATAATTCAAGATAGCAATATATCTATAGTAGCTGTAGGAGGAGAAAATTTATTATCGAGAATAATAACCAAAGTTGAGGATGGAACATTAAAAATTTCGAGTGAAAATAAGTGTAGCTTTTTAAGAGATTATGATAATTTGATTACTGTTTATTTAAGTGTTCCAAATATTAAAAATATAGAATACATTGGTTTTGGAGATGTAACCAGTAATGGAATATTAGACTTTCCTGAACTTACAATAGATTCAAGAGAGGGGACAGGAAAGATTAATCTAGAATTAAATTCAAAAAATTTATATTTAAAACAACATACTGGACCAGTAGATTTTAATATTAGTGGGTTTACTAAATTTTTATATGTTTATACAAATGGAAATGGATGGGTATATTGTCAAGATATAGTTTCAGAAAAAGTTCATGTAAGTAGTAATGGAACAGGAGATGTTTTTGTAAATCCATTAGATGAGTTACGAATTGAATTGCGTTCAATAGGTAATGTAAATTACTTTGGTAATCCGTTATTGAATATTACAGACCAATCAGGATCTGGAGAAATTATTAAAAAGTAGAATTATTTCTTTTTAAAAACTAGATAAGTAATTTCTCGATTATTATAAATACTAAAAGTTTTTAATAAGGTTAATTTATCATAACCCATTATTTTTTCTTTTGTTATTCCATTTTCAACAAAACTAAACCAGTTATCCCATATAATTATATCTGTTTCTTGAGTTTGGTTTAAATATTCAAAAGATAAAGGTTTTCTTATTGTTTTGTCAAAATAATTAATGGAAAGAATTTCACTTAGGTATGGATCAGAAAATGCATAAGTACTTTTTTTATCTTTAATGCTGTTTATGTATAGAATACATTCGTTTGCTAATAGTTGACTATCAGATAAAGAGAAGTCATGTTTCCAGTTTATTGCAGCTTTATTACCCGAAAAAGGGAAAAGTATGGTTACGAGTATTAATATAAATTGAACAATTATTTTTAGTTTATTTTCTTTAATAAGATTAATACTGCTATTAAATCCAACTAAACATATTATAGCTATAAATGGAGCAACAGAAATTAATACCCTTTTTAGCCCCATAGAGTTAAATATTCCTAAATACCAAAATAAAGAATGAGCTACAAAAAAACTAAGAAAACCTCCAAGTATTAAAGTGTTTGAGATGCTAAAAGTCAACTTATTATGTCCAAATAAAAATGAATATATCAGGAAAAAAAAGCCTAGAACAAGGAGTATATAAATAGGCGCTCCAATGACATAAAAAAGTTGATGAACAAAATGAGTTATTTCACCACTTCCATATGTGCTATTTAATTTAGCATAAGGTATTTTATTAAAAACCCATAAAATATCATGATAATAAAAATATCCAATAATAGAGTATACAATATGTCCTAAGCTAAATAATGGTGTCCATTTCCATTGTTTTTTTAATAATAAATAAAAAGCAAAAACACCAATTATTATTAAACCTTCAGACCTGACAAATGGAAGGAATGATAAGATTAATATTCCCCAAAAGTATTTTTTTTTAGTAAATAAGTACGTTGATAAAATCGTAAAAAGTGCGAATAAAGGCTCTGTTAATCCTGAAAAGGTTAAAACAAAAAATAAGGGTGTAAATAATAGAATTAAAGGGGCAAGTATTGGATGTTTTAAGTTTAAAGAAACAGCTACTTTATAAGTGTAAAGGAGTGTGAAAAATGTTATGATTACATTGAATAGTTTGATGCCAATAAATCCAAATTGAGCAAACGGGAATGATAATAAAACAAAAACTGGTTTTGCCCAATGATCTAAAAATAAAGCTGGATTATTTAAAGAATATTTTGAAAATAAATAATGTAATACACTGTCTCCAGATCCATTTTCACCAGTCCCGTCAAATGAAAATAGAATTACAATAGCAGTAATAGTATAAAATAAAAGCAAAATGAAGATTTCATTTTGCTTAATTTTTTTGAGCATAATTTAAAAGATTATTTACCTAGCATTTGATCTCTTAAATCATCATCAGCTGGTTCGTTACAAAACCAAATACCAAACAATGCTTGTTTGAATTTCAATCCTTTAATTGTAATCGAAGGCTTACTGTTTTTGTAGACTACAGTACCTTTATTAGGAATATATACTAAATCGTAAATATCATTTTCTTTAATTTCTGGAGTGAAAATAGCTTTAAATTTTTCGATTTCATCTTTTAATTCAGCTTGTTTTCCTTTCATCGATTTTTTAAAACCTTCATCAACTGCATCAACCATTTTTTTTGTTGTAATCATAGATGAAATAATATGTAGTTTAATAGCCATAGTTTTATCATCATTCATTACGCTTGTTGCGTCAGAATATTTTTGAGAAGTGTAAAGCCCTCCTACATATAAATCTATCCAAAATTTCTCTCGAATTCCGGCTCCATTTAATGCTAATGAAGTTTCTTCAAATTTTACTTTAGTAGGTATTGTAACTCCAGCAATTTCTTTTTGAGCAAAAGTTAAAGTGATTAGAGAAACAAAGATGCTTGTAAGAATTAATTTTTTCATGATTAAAATGTTTTAAATGTTTTCGTTTTTAGTTTGTTTAGCGTGTTCGATACTTGAATTTAATTCAAATCCAATAAGTAAAACTAATGAATTAAAATATAACCATAACATAATAACAATAAGTGTTCCAATTGAGCCGTAAACTTTATTATAGGTTCCAAAGTTGTTTATGTAAAAGGCAAATCCCCAAGATAAAAGCATGATAAGTAGAGTTGCAAGACTTGAACCTGCAGACACAAACCTAAATTTACTATTCCCAGTATTTCCGTAATAGTAGATTGACGAAATACCTAAAAAGAAGACACCTATCAATACAATAAATTTACCAATGGTTAATAGAATAACAGAGATGCCATCATTTAAAAAACCTAAAGATATAAGGTAAGTTATAATTACTTTACTAAAAACAATTAATGCAATTGCTATAACCATTAATATAGTTAATATAAAAAGTAATAAAAATGATATTAATCGTTGACGAATGAAACTAGCCTCCTTTGTCGCATGATAAGAGTTGTTAAATGCAATTATCATAGAATTAACTCCATCACTTGCTAGGTAAATTGCAAACAAAAAACCAAAAGATAATAATTCAGAGTTTTTATGATTAATTAAATCATCAATAGTTGAAATTGCTAATTCGTATGCACTAGATGGTAAAACTTGTTCAATTAAAAGCATTAATTGCGCATGAAAATTATCAATGGGTATAAAAGGAATTATTGATAATAAAAAAATAATTGTAGGAAAAAGTGCTAAGAAGAACCTGAATGCTAATGAACTTGCTCTTGTGGTGAGAGAGTTTTTTTGTAAACCTTTTATTAAAAATACGACAACATCAAATAACGGAATATTATCAAAACCAGGCAAAACTAACTTTTTAGAAATGGCTAGTGGTTTTTGAACTAAATCAGTAGCAATTATTTTTTTTATAAGTTTATTCACTAGTTAAATAGCTTTAAGGCTAAGGTCTAAACTTTTTATCTGATGAGTTAAAGCTCCCACAGAAATAAAATCAACACCACATTCAGCATAATTTCTAATGGTTTTATCTGTAATTCCACCAGAAGCTTCAGTTTCATATTTTTTATCTATAAGCTTTACTGCTGTTTTTAAATCTTCGTAAGAGAAGTTGTCGAGCATAATTCGATCTACCATTCCAACATTTAAAATTTGATTTAGCTCATCTAAATCTCTCGCTTCTATCTCAATTTTTAGTTGTTTATTGTTGGTTTTTAAGTATTCAACTGTTGTTTTTATTGCCTTTTCAATTCCTCCAGCGTAGTCAATGTGATTGTCTTTAATCATAATCATATCATATAAACCTATTCTATGATTTTGCCCACCACCAATCTTTACAGCTAATTTTTCTATTTCTCTAAGTCCTGGAGTTGTTTTTCTTGTATCTAATATTTTTGTATTCAATCCATCAACTAAGGAAACATAATAAGAAGTTGTTGTAGCAATGCCACTCATTCTTTGCATAAAATTTAAAGCCAATCGTTCAGCTTGTAAAATTGATTGTCGGTTTCCTTCAATTGTAAAAACGATGTCTCCTTTTTTTATTTGTGATCCATCATTCATTAATTTATTGAAAATTAAATTTGAGTCAATGCGTTTGAATATTTTTTCAGCAAGTTCAACACCAGCTATAATTCCAACTTCTTTAACTAATAAATGTGCTTTACCAATCGCATTTTTTGGGATACAAGCTAAAGAGGTATGGTCTCCATCACCAATATCTTCTTTAATAGCTATTTCTATTAATTCGTCAGTATACATTATTTTTTTATGAAAAGTTACTCGTCAGTTTCTATTCTTAATTCAACAATGGTTGACTTACCATTAATTTCTTTGTAAAGAATATAGACTCTAAATTGACCTTTTACTGTGTCAAGTGTTCCTATTGCGTAGTGAGTGTTGTTTTTTGCGTCACCACTATTTAAAACCCTAAAGTCAGAAGGTTTGTTTTTAAAAAAGAAAGTTTTAAGAATAATTGTGCCTTGAGTCTTACTAAACATTCCTTCATTTTCAGGAATACTTAAGTCTATAGATGAATCAATAAACTTCGATAGTTCAGTTGCATCTCCTGCTTTTAATGCGTCTACGATATTAGAATTAAGTGGTAAAGCAACAATATGTGTTGATATAATTAATAATAATCCTAAAAAAAGGTTTCTCATTTTACTTTTATTTTTTTGAGAAGTTATTAGCAACAATTAAGCCATACAAAAAACTTAAACATATAACTTGTATGCTCAAAAATAATAATTTTTAAATTAGCCGAATGAAGATTAAGTTAATAGTTATTGGAAGAACAGACGAAACTTATTTAAAAGATGGAATTACAAAGTATTTAGAACGCTTGAAGCATTATGTTAATTTTGAATTTATAATACTTAATGACATTAAATTAGGTAAAAAAGCAAACATTATTTTGCAAAAAGAAATGGAAGGTAAGTTAATATTAGAAAAAGTTAATTTAAATGACTTTTTGGTTTTGTTGGATGAAAATGGAGAGCAGTTTACTTCTATGAATTTTTCAAATTACATTCAAAAAAGAATGAATGCAGGCAATGATTTAATATTTGTTGTTGGAGGTCCATTTGGCTTTTCAGAAGAAATTTATTCTAGGGCTAATGCAAAAATATCTCTTTCAAAAATGACTTTTTCTCATCAGATGGTTAGATTGTTTTTTGTTGAGCAAATTTATAGAGCTTTTACCATTTTAAAAGGAGAAAAGTATCATCACCATTAGTTTGTTTAGTTAGGTTTTCAACAGTTGTTAATTTTTAATTCTTTTTTTAGTGTTATGAATTCTTAAATTTATGGCACATAAAAGGAAAATTTTAACATAAAACTAAACTAAATTACAAATCATGAAGAAAATTACACTTTCGTTACTTTCTTTCTTTATGGTGTTTATGTTGTTCGGACAAAAACTAATTCAAAATCCGAATATACAATCGCCACAAAGTCAGACTTTAACGACGGCTCCATTAAATTTTGAGCAAATTAGTCAGCAATTACTTAACAATGCACAAAGAACGCCTGATGGCTTGGTTCGTTGTTTTTCTACTGAGTATGAACAGCTTCAAAGAATGCAAAATCCTCAGATGGAAAGCATTGAAGATTTTGAGGCTTGGTTAGCTCCTAAAGTAGCTGCATATAAGGCTAGTTTATCTAATGGGAATACGAATAAAGCTGTAATTACTGTTCCTGTAATTATGCACATTATTCATAATTCAACTGAAAGTGTTGGCCAAGGACGAAATATTTCACAAGCTCAAGCAACATCTCAAATTACTATTTTAAATGAAGATTTTAGAAGACTTAATGCTGATGCAGTAAATACTCCAGCTGCATTTTTACCAGTAGCTGCTGATTTAGAGATTAATTTTGTACCAGCATTGCGTTATGCTTCAAATCACCCTTTAGCTGGGCAAACTTTAGCTGAACCAGGTATTAATAGAGTTTCAACTGCAGATATTGCTGGAATTAACAATACGACTAACGGTTACAGTACAGCAACAATTGACGCAACAATTAAGCCGGCAACTTATTGGGATAGAACAGAGGTGATGAATGTATGGGTGTGTCAAATACAAGGTGGGATTCTAGGTTATGCACAATTTCCATCTTCTTCTGGTTTAGGAGGGTTAAATGCTAATGGAGGTTCAGCAAATACTGATGGTTTAGTTTTAGGATATACATACACTGGTACAGGAGGTGTAACTACAGCTCCATTTAATAAAGGTAGAACAGCAACTCACGAAATTGGTCACTGGGCAGGATTGCGTCACATATGGGGTGATGGTGCTTGTGGAACTGATGATTTTGTTGCTGATACTCCAGAATCTGACGCTGCAAACTATGGATGTACTCAAACACATGTCTCATGTGGTTCTACTGACATGGTACAAAACTATATGGATTACTCTGATGATGCTTGTATGAACTTATTTACCGAAGGTCAAAAGGCAAGAGTAACTCAAGTTTTTGCAAATTCACCAGGAAGATCAGAACTACCTACATCAACTTTAGGTAGTACTTTAGTTACTACTGCTCAATTTGTTGGAACACCTACAACTGTTAATGTTGGCGGAAGTGTTACTTTTACAGATCAATCACAAAGTCCAGATAACATTACATCATGGAACTGGTCTTTTCCAGGAGGAACACCAAATTCATTTGTTGGACAAACCCCACCTGCTATCTCTTATGCAGCAGCAGGGCAGTACAATGTTACATTAGTAATTACGGATGATAATGCTGGAGGAGATACTGAAGCTAAAACAAATTATATTAACGTTGTTAATGCAGCAGCATGTGATACTTTATTAAACATTTTAGATTCTGATACATTAAGAATTTATTCTACAGCAAGTGGATTTGCAGCAGGTATGAACGAATATGATTTAACACCAACAGCGGAAAAATACCTTACTAATTCTCCTTATAGTTATGTAACTAGTGCAGATGTTTATTTGTTTGGAGTAGCTGATGGAGGAAATGGAGCAACGGTAAGATTGAAAGTTTGGGATGACAATTCGGGTGTACCAGGAAATGTTCTTGATTCTGTTGAATTTACTTTAGCAGATTTGGCTGCTACTCTTGCAGGTGCAGGAGGTCAAGGGTTATTAAATTTACCTTTCGA includes:
- a CDS encoding head GIN domain-containing protein, with protein sequence MIYKNKIVKYLIAIIYICLLNSCDKDSACIKGAGNIVTEDRTTSEYFDKIFLNHNINLQIIQDSNISIVAVGGENLLSRIITKVEDGTLKISSENKCSFLRDYDNLITVYLSVPNIKNIEYIGFGDVTSNGILDFPELTIDSREGTGKINLELNSKNLYLKQHTGPVDFNISGFTKFLYVYTNGNGWVYCQDIVSEKVHVSSNGTGDVFVNPLDELRIELRSIGNVNYFGNPLLNITDQSGSGEIIKK
- a CDS encoding chalcone isomerase family protein, which produces MKKLILTSIFVSLITLTFAQKEIAGVTIPTKVKFEETSLALNGAGIREKFWIDLYVGGLYTSQKYSDATSVMNDDKTMAIKLHIISSMITTKKMVDAVDEGFKKSMKGKQAELKDEIEKFKAIFTPEIKENDIYDLVYIPNKGTVVYKNSKPSITIKGLKFKQALFGIWFCNEPADDDLRDQMLGK
- a CDS encoding YihY/virulence factor BrkB family protein; this translates as MNKLIKKIIATDLVQKPLAISKKLVLPGFDNIPLFDVVVFLIKGLQKNSLTTRASSLAFRFFLALFPTIIFLLSIIPFIPIDNFHAQLMLLIEQVLPSSAYELAISTIDDLINHKNSELLSFGFLFAIYLASDGVNSMIIAFNNSYHATKEASFIRQRLISFLLLFILTILMVIAIALIVFSKVIITYLISLGFLNDGISVILLTIGKFIVLIGVFFLGISSIYYYGNTGNSKFRFVSAGSSLATLLIMLLSWGFAFYINNFGTYNKVYGSIGTLIVIMLWLYFNSLVLLIGFELNSSIEHAKQTKNENI
- the nadC gene encoding carboxylating nicotinate-nucleotide diphosphorylase gives rise to the protein MYTDELIEIAIKEDIGDGDHTSLACIPKNAIGKAHLLVKEVGIIAGVELAEKIFKRIDSNLIFNKLMNDGSQIKKGDIVFTIEGNRQSILQAERLALNFMQRMSGIATTTSYYVSLVDGLNTKILDTRKTTPGLREIEKLAVKIGGGQNHRIGLYDMIMIKDNHIDYAGGIEKAIKTTVEYLKTNNKQLKIEIEARDLDELNQILNVGMVDRIMLDNFSYEDLKTAVKLIDKKYETEASGGITDKTIRNYAECGVDFISVGALTHQIKSLDLSLKAI
- a CDS encoding DUF4783 domain-containing protein produces the protein MRNLFLGLLLIISTHIVALPLNSNIVDALKAGDATELSKFIDSSIDLSIPENEGMFSKTQGTIILKTFFFKNKPSDFRVLNSGDAKNNTHYAIGTLDTVKGQFRVYILYKEINGKSTIVELRIETDE
- the rlmH gene encoding 23S rRNA (pseudouridine(1915)-N(3))-methyltransferase RlmH — protein: MKIKLIVIGRTDETYLKDGITKYLERLKHYVNFEFIILNDIKLGKKANIILQKEMEGKLILEKVNLNDFLVLLDENGEQFTSMNFSNYIQKRMNAGNDLIFVVGGPFGFSEEIYSRANAKISLSKMTFSHQMVRLFFVEQIYRAFTILKGEKYHHH
- a CDS encoding PKD domain-containing protein — translated: MKKITLSLLSFFMVFMLFGQKLIQNPNIQSPQSQTLTTAPLNFEQISQQLLNNAQRTPDGLVRCFSTEYEQLQRMQNPQMESIEDFEAWLAPKVAAYKASLSNGNTNKAVITVPVIMHIIHNSTESVGQGRNISQAQATSQITILNEDFRRLNADAVNTPAAFLPVAADLEINFVPALRYASNHPLAGQTLAEPGINRVSTADIAGINNTTNGYSTATIDATIKPATYWDRTEVMNVWVCQIQGGILGYAQFPSSSGLGGLNANGGSANTDGLVLGYTYTGTGGVTTAPFNKGRTATHEIGHWAGLRHIWGDGACGTDDFVADTPESDAANYGCTQTHVSCGSTDMVQNYMDYSDDACMNLFTEGQKARVTQVFANSPGRSELPTSTLGSTLVTTAQFVGTPTTVNVGGSVTFTDQSQSPDNITSWNWSFPGGTPNSFVGQTPPAISYAAAGQYNVTLVITDDNAGGDTEAKTNYINVVNAAACDTLLNILDSDTLRIYSTASGFAAGMNEYDLTPTAEKYLTNSPYSYVTSADVYLFGVADGGNGATVRLKVWDDNSGVPGNVLDSVEFTLADLAATLAGAGGQGLLNLPFDNAVNVGSNDFYVGLSYHNYDVNNGDALGVVSNSIFDPGANTTYTVYDPGSGNAWFAYDALFGNPYTVYISPHMSLDAPTATISTNTTTICAGETVDFDASSSVNTTGYNWVFNGGSPTSASTATETVTYVAAGTPRAYLIVDGNCGSIAIDSVDITVTSSNTVGAASSS